In the genome of Ensifer adhaerens, one region contains:
- a CDS encoding glutathione S-transferase (manually curated): MPVLYHHTMSSASRFIRLVLAEYGLPVELTEEQPWEMRKEFIKFNPAGTLPVLVDDNMRALCGATVISEFLDETSGILKRDKRLLAEDPFQRAEIRRLTEWFLVKMEADVTKPLVRERIFKLQMPPTLGGGAPDSKILRMARGNIREHLKYVSWLAGSRTYLAGSRLSYADLAAAAALSELDYLGEITWADAPQARDWYQRIKSRPSFRPLLTERVRGVTPVSHYADLDF, from the coding sequence ATGCCAGTACTTTATCATCATACCATGTCATCGGCCTCACGCTTCATCCGTCTGGTTCTTGCGGAATATGGCCTGCCCGTCGAACTGACGGAAGAACAGCCGTGGGAGATGCGCAAGGAGTTCATCAAGTTCAATCCGGCCGGCACCCTGCCCGTTCTTGTCGACGACAACATGCGCGCCCTGTGCGGCGCAACGGTCATTTCCGAGTTTCTGGACGAGACGTCCGGCATCCTCAAGCGCGACAAGCGGCTGCTGGCCGAAGACCCTTTCCAGCGCGCCGAAATCCGCCGGCTGACGGAGTGGTTCCTGGTCAAGATGGAAGCCGACGTGACGAAGCCACTGGTCCGCGAACGCATTTTCAAGCTGCAGATGCCCCCGACGCTCGGCGGCGGCGCACCGGATTCGAAAATCCTGCGCATGGCGCGCGGCAACATCCGCGAGCATCTGAAATATGTGTCCTGGCTTGCCGGCTCGCGCACCTATCTCGCGGGCAGTCGGCTGAGCTATGCAGACCTGGCCGCGGCGGCCGCGCTCTCCGAACTCGACTATCTGGGTGAAATCACCTGGGCGGACGCGCCGCAGGCGCGCGACTGGTATCAGCGCATCAAGTCTCGTCCCTCGTTCAGGCCGCTGCTGACCGAGCGCGTCCGTGGTGTCACCCCCGTATCTCACTATGCCGATCTCGATTTCTGA
- a CDS encoding Nucleoside-diphosphate-sugar epimerase — MTLTIFGCGYSGKAIAEAFGVLQRPIAGTTRSLAKAEGLRSRGIEAHLYAGGEPDAALASRLRETTHLIQSIAPGAEGDPLLQLGAERLSALLPKLQWIGYLSTVGVYGDHDGTWVDEETECKPVSRRSVERVEAELGWSAFAREMGLPVAILRLSGIYGPGRNGFVNLAEGTAKRIIKKDQVFNRIRVEDIAAATRFLAERKTGGIFNVTDDEPAPPQDVVAYAAQLMGVEPPPEISFETADLSPMARSFYGENKRVSNRKIRALGFNFAYPDYRVSLENLWNCGNWRP; from the coding sequence ATGACATTGACGATTTTCGGCTGCGGCTATTCGGGCAAGGCGATTGCCGAGGCGTTCGGCGTGCTCCAGCGCCCGATTGCCGGCACCACGCGTTCGCTCGCCAAGGCGGAAGGGCTCAGGAGCCGCGGCATCGAGGCCCATCTATATGCCGGTGGCGAACCGGACGCCGCGCTGGCCTCCCGACTGCGCGAAACGACGCATCTGATACAGTCGATCGCGCCCGGCGCAGAGGGCGACCCGCTCCTGCAACTGGGGGCGGAACGGCTTTCGGCACTGCTGCCGAAGCTGCAATGGATCGGGTATCTCTCCACCGTGGGCGTCTATGGTGACCATGACGGCACCTGGGTCGATGAGGAGACGGAATGCAAGCCGGTTTCGCGCCGCTCGGTGGAACGCGTGGAGGCCGAACTCGGCTGGAGCGCGTTTGCACGGGAGATGGGCCTGCCGGTCGCCATCCTGCGGCTCTCCGGAATCTACGGACCCGGCCGCAACGGTTTCGTCAACCTGGCAGAGGGAACGGCCAAGCGCATCATCAAGAAGGACCAGGTCTTCAATCGCATCCGTGTCGAAGATATCGCAGCGGCGACGCGTTTCCTTGCCGAGCGCAAAACGGGCGGAATCTTCAATGTCACGGACGATGAACCCGCCCCGCCGCAAGATGTCGTCGCCTATGCTGCGCAACTGATGGGCGTTGAACCGCCGCCCGAAATCAGTTTTGAAACGGCCGATCTCAGCCCCATGGCCAGGTCCTTCTATGGTGAAAACAAGCGTGTCTCCAACCGCAAGATCCGCGCCCTGGGCTTTAACTTTGCCTATCCCGACTACAGGGTCTCGCTGGAAAACCTCTGGAATTGTGGCAACTGGCGGCCTTAA
- a CDS encoding 16S rRNA (cytosine967-C5)-methyltransferase, giving the protein MRLGGRLAGAIEVLDDIESRRRPVADALKDWGLSHRFAGSGDRAAIGNIVYDALRMKLSHAWLLDDDSAITLGYAVMFRQWGFTPETLARELEGDRFAPAALPEAQVTAFGSRRIADAPLHVQGDIPEWTVSSFERNFGDQWLTEAQALAARPSLDLRANTLKADRDKVVKALERAGAEACRLAPDGVRIAAGRLSDRLPNVTAELSFAKGWFEVQDEGSQLVAGLVMAEEGEQILDYCAGGGGKTLALAAIMHNKGQVHAYDADRKRLSPIIERLKRAGTRNVQVHDGFSALKPMVGKFDRVLIDAPCTGTGTWRRRPDTKWRLTEKNLGERVTQQRDVLETAASYVRPGGHLAYVTCSLLPQENQEQIQSFLSAHPEFQARSSAADFARLTGQSEIKPLDAAGMGITLSPATSDTDGFYFCLMQRQAQ; this is encoded by the coding sequence ATGCGACTTGGCGGACGGCTCGCAGGGGCGATCGAGGTTCTTGACGATATCGAGAGCAGACGACGTCCTGTCGCGGATGCGCTGAAGGACTGGGGCCTTTCCCACCGCTTCGCCGGTTCCGGCGACCGCGCCGCCATCGGCAATATCGTCTATGACGCCCTGCGCATGAAGCTTTCGCATGCCTGGCTCCTGGATGATGACAGCGCGATAACGCTCGGATACGCCGTGATGTTCCGCCAATGGGGCTTCACGCCGGAAACACTAGCCCGCGAACTCGAGGGCGATCGCTTTGCCCCAGCCGCACTTCCCGAGGCGCAGGTCACCGCGTTTGGCAGCCGGCGGATCGCCGATGCGCCGCTTCATGTCCAGGGCGACATTCCCGAGTGGACGGTCTCCTCGTTCGAGCGGAATTTTGGCGATCAGTGGCTGACGGAAGCCCAGGCGCTGGCCGCCCGCCCCTCGCTCGACCTCCGCGCCAATACGTTGAAGGCGGATCGCGACAAGGTGGTCAAGGCGCTGGAGCGCGCCGGCGCCGAAGCCTGCCGCCTTGCGCCTGACGGCGTGCGCATCGCCGCTGGCAGGCTTTCCGACCGGCTGCCCAATGTGACGGCCGAGCTTTCTTTTGCGAAAGGCTGGTTCGAGGTGCAGGACGAGGGCTCGCAGCTTGTCGCGGGCCTTGTCATGGCTGAAGAGGGAGAGCAGATCCTCGACTATTGCGCCGGCGGTGGTGGCAAGACACTGGCGCTCGCGGCCATCATGCACAACAAGGGGCAGGTCCACGCCTACGACGCTGACCGCAAGCGCCTGTCTCCGATCATCGAGCGGCTCAAGCGGGCCGGCACGCGCAATGTCCAGGTTCATGACGGCTTTTCCGCGCTCAAGCCGATGGTCGGAAAGTTTGACCGCGTGCTGATCGACGCGCCCTGCACTGGCACGGGCACGTGGCGGCGGCGTCCCGACACGAAATGGCGGCTGACAGAGAAGAACCTTGGCGAGCGCGTCACGCAGCAGCGCGACGTGCTGGAGACGGCGGCTTCCTATGTGCGTCCCGGCGGGCACCTTGCCTACGTGACCTGCTCGCTTCTGCCGCAGGAAAACCAGGAACAGATACAGAGCTTCCTGTCCGCGCATCCCGAGTTCCAGGCCCGCTCATCGGCTGCGGACTTTGCCCGGCTGACGGGTCAGAGCGAGATCAAGCCGCTCGATGCGGCCGGGATGGGGATCACCCTTTCGCCGGCCACCAGCGATACCGACGGTTTCTACTTCTGCCTGATGCAGCGGCAGGCGCAATAA
- a CDS encoding undecaprenyl-diphosphatase, producing the protein MDYINAILLGIIEGITEFLPISSTGHLLIAEQWLGARSDTFNVVIQAGAILAVTFIYWQRILSLLLGFNDPKNRDYLLKLIVAFLITAVLGLIVTKLGFKLPESVVPIAWALIIGGIWMIVAEQIAARRPESTKITWTVAIIVGLAQIVAGIFPGTSRSGATIFAAMLFGTGNRAAATEFAFLVGIPTMYAASGYELLKTFKAAKLENTPPENWTLLGIAFVVSLVVAFVSVKWLLGYIRSNRFTAFAIYRIILGLALFGMLGLGWVA; encoded by the coding sequence ATGGACTACATCAATGCAATTCTTCTCGGCATCATCGAAGGGATCACGGAGTTTCTGCCGATCTCGTCGACGGGCCATCTGCTGATCGCCGAACAGTGGCTGGGCGCGCGCTCCGACACGTTCAATGTGGTCATCCAGGCCGGCGCGATCCTCGCGGTGACGTTCATCTACTGGCAGCGCATCCTGTCGCTGCTTCTCGGCTTCAACGATCCGAAGAACCGCGACTATCTGCTGAAGCTGATCGTCGCCTTCCTCATCACCGCCGTTCTCGGTCTCATTGTCACGAAGCTGGGCTTCAAGCTGCCTGAAAGTGTCGTGCCGATCGCCTGGGCGCTGATCATCGGCGGCATCTGGATGATCGTGGCCGAGCAGATCGCGGCGCGCCGGCCTGAAAGCACCAAGATCACCTGGACGGTCGCCATCATCGTCGGCCTCGCCCAGATCGTTGCCGGCATCTTCCCCGGCACGTCCCGTTCGGGCGCGACCATTTTCGCCGCGATGCTTTTCGGAACGGGTAATCGTGCTGCGGCGACGGAATTCGCCTTCCTCGTCGGCATTCCGACCATGTATGCGGCGAGCGGCTACGAACTTCTCAAGACGTTCAAGGCGGCAAAGCTGGAAAACACCCCGCCAGAAAACTGGACGCTGCTCGGTATTGCCTTTGTCGTCTCGCTGGTCGTCGCCTTCGTCTCGGTCAAGTGGCTGCTCGGCTATATCCGCTCGAACCGTTTCACGGCTTTCGCGATCTACCGCATCATCCTCGGGCTGGCGCTTTTCGGCATGCTCGGCCTCGGCTGGGTTGCCTGA
- a CDS encoding CxxC motif-containing protein, DUF1111 family encodes MMPRIAPPCHQRPSRRSTALRIASGAIGFLLAGTGAGLTLAGDSGYSAADLQRVRAVTAPTQDFARPEAHENLSGGAGTYLGKADARAMSHADTTLDDKSVERFRLGFALFKKMWAQAPSSTEASDGLGPLFNARSCQSCHVRDGRGRPPENGTDSQSFLFRLARAPVNDAERSVLAAQERLNFPDPVYGQQLQDKGVTNLAGEGRPVVTYSEKTVVLSGGETVTLRAPHYRIADLAYGPMDPTTTLSPRIAQSLAGIGLLEAIPETEILAQAQLQAEAKQGVHGHPNRVRDPKTGALVIGRFGWKAQNPTVRAQAAAALSSDIGISSPDAPDPYGDCMAAETACLKMPTGVQQRLGDTEAPDPILDFLTFYTANLAPPARRDGAQADVLAGKALFYQAGCASCHVPKFVTGRNAAEPQHAFQLIWPYSDLLLHDMGEELADGQPVGEATGREWRTAPLWGIGLAQTVNGYQAYLHDGRARTLEEAILWHGGEGENARNAYAAMAQADRQKLLKFLGSL; translated from the coding sequence ATGATGCCACGGATCGCTCCACCCTGCCATCAACGTCCTTCGCGGCGCTCCACGGCCCTTCGCATCGCTTCGGGGGCCATCGGCTTTTTGCTGGCCGGCACAGGCGCAGGCTTAACACTCGCTGGCGACAGCGGTTACTCCGCCGCAGATCTCCAGCGTGTTCGTGCAGTGACAGCACCCACGCAGGACTTTGCCCGGCCGGAGGCGCATGAAAACCTCTCCGGCGGGGCCGGGACCTACCTCGGCAAGGCCGACGCCAGGGCGATGAGCCATGCCGACACCACTCTCGACGACAAGAGCGTCGAACGGTTCAGGCTTGGCTTTGCCTTGTTCAAGAAAATGTGGGCGCAGGCTCCGTCCTCCACGGAAGCCTCGGATGGGCTTGGGCCGCTCTTTAACGCGCGCTCCTGCCAGAGCTGCCATGTCCGCGACGGCCGCGGGCGACCGCCGGAGAACGGCACAGACAGCCAGTCCTTCCTGTTTCGCCTCGCCCGAGCGCCGGTCAACGATGCGGAACGGAGCGTACTTGCAGCGCAGGAACGTCTGAACTTTCCCGATCCGGTCTATGGCCAGCAATTGCAGGACAAGGGTGTGACGAACCTTGCCGGCGAAGGGCGTCCGGTGGTCACGTACAGCGAAAAGACGGTGGTGCTTTCCGGCGGCGAGACCGTCACGCTTCGCGCGCCGCATTATCGGATCGCCGACCTCGCCTATGGTCCGATGGACCCCACAACGACGCTTTCGCCCCGCATCGCCCAGAGCCTGGCCGGGATAGGCCTGCTGGAAGCCATTCCGGAGACGGAGATCCTGGCGCAGGCTCAGCTTCAGGCAGAGGCAAAGCAAGGCGTGCATGGTCATCCCAACCGTGTCCGCGACCCGAAGACCGGCGCGCTCGTCATCGGTCGTTTCGGCTGGAAGGCACAGAATCCGACGGTCCGGGCGCAGGCCGCAGCCGCGCTGTCGAGCGACATCGGGATTTCCTCGCCCGACGCGCCCGATCCATATGGCGATTGCATGGCGGCTGAGACCGCCTGCCTGAAGATGCCGACGGGCGTGCAGCAGCGCCTGGGCGATACGGAAGCGCCCGATCCGATCCTGGATTTCCTGACCTTCTACACGGCCAATCTCGCACCGCCGGCGCGGCGCGATGGCGCGCAGGCAGATGTGCTTGCCGGCAAGGCGCTGTTTTACCAGGCGGGCTGCGCCAGCTGCCATGTCCCCAAATTCGTGACAGGGCGCAATGCGGCCGAACCGCAGCATGCCTTCCAGCTCATCTGGCCATACAGCGATCTCCTGCTGCATGACATGGGCGAGGAACTGGCCGACGGCCAGCCGGTGGGTGAGGCGACCGGACGGGAATGGCGCACGGCGCCGCTCTGGGGTATAGGACTGGCGCAAACCGTCAACGGCTATCAGGCGTATCTGCATGATGGCCGCGCTCGCACGCTCGAAGAGGCGATCCTCTGGCATGGCGGCGAGGGCGAGAACGCACGCAACGCCTATGCCGCGATGGCGCAAGCTGACCGGCAAAAGCTACTGAAATTTCTGGGATCATTGTGA
- a CDS encoding adenosylhomocysteine nucleosidase, translated as MDFELKTVAGKRIFYVMAVDAEYGPHLRGHIDPLMTGVGPVEAAVALTAALARLEASGHKPDLIISLGSAGSATLEQTEVYQASSVSYRDMDASALGFEKGLTPFLDLPKAVPLPLQVAGIPSARLSTGANIVSGAAYDAIDADMVDMESFAVLRAAQHFGLPLIGLRGISDGKEELKHVGDWTEYLHVIDEKLAKAVRLIEEALDNGSLML; from the coding sequence ATGGATTTTGAACTGAAGACCGTTGCGGGCAAGCGCATCTTTTACGTCATGGCGGTGGATGCCGAATATGGGCCGCATCTGCGAGGCCATATCGACCCGCTGATGACCGGCGTCGGCCCGGTCGAGGCAGCGGTGGCGCTGACGGCGGCGCTGGCCCGGCTGGAAGCATCGGGTCACAAGCCGGATCTCATCATCTCACTAGGCTCGGCCGGCTCAGCCACGCTTGAGCAGACCGAAGTCTATCAAGCCTCCTCGGTGAGCTATCGCGACATGGACGCGTCCGCGCTGGGCTTCGAGAAGGGGCTGACGCCCTTCCTCGATCTGCCGAAGGCGGTGCCGCTGCCACTGCAGGTGGCGGGCATTCCCTCAGCCCGGCTCTCGACCGGGGCAAACATCGTCTCTGGCGCGGCCTATGACGCGATCGACGCGGACATGGTCGACATGGAAAGCTTCGCCGTGCTCCGCGCGGCCCAGCATTTCGGCCTTCCTCTGATCGGGCTGCGCGGCATTTCGGACGGCAAGGAAGAACTGAAACATGTCGGCGACTGGACGGAATATCTCCATGTCATCGATGAAAAACTCGCAAAAGCGGTCCGGCTGATCGAAGAGGCCTTGGACAACGGGAGCCTGATGCTGTAA
- a CDS encoding epoxyqueuosine reductase, producing MAEQTDKLKAFIKAEALRLGFSAARITPAAAPERLAADLAGFVEAGYHGSMEWMVETAARRADPKALWPGAQSVIMLAMNYGPEGDPLATTAMPDRGNISVYARNRDYHDIIKGKLKELAGKIASRSQADVKVFVDTAPVMEKPLAMRAGLGWQGRHTNLVSRELGSWFFLGSIFTTAAIEPDETERDHCGSCRACLDACPTQAFPTSGRIDARRCISYLTIEHKGMIDGEFRRAMGNRIYGCDDCLAACPWNKFAQQAQEMKLQARADLEAPRLDFLLRLDDPGFRDVFSGSPIKRIGRNRFIRNCLIAAGNSRDRALAHLCRDLLTDGDPVVRATALWALAMLEDVEAARQGLPNTESDPIVLGELESLGQ from the coding sequence ATGGCCGAGCAAACCGACAAGCTGAAAGCATTCATCAAGGCCGAGGCGCTCCGTCTCGGCTTTTCTGCTGCGCGCATCACACCGGCCGCGGCGCCGGAACGGCTTGCGGCGGATCTCGCCGGTTTTGTCGAGGCCGGCTATCACGGCAGCATGGAGTGGATGGTCGAGACCGCCGCGCGGCGCGCCGATCCGAAAGCGCTGTGGCCGGGGGCGCAAAGCGTGATCATGCTGGCGATGAATTATGGCCCGGAAGGTGATCCGCTGGCCACGACGGCGATGCCCGATCGCGGCAATATCTCCGTTTACGCGCGAAATCGCGACTATCACGACATTATAAAGGGCAAGCTGAAGGAACTGGCGGGCAAGATTGCCAGCCGCTCGCAGGCGGATGTGAAGGTCTTCGTCGACACCGCCCCGGTGATGGAAAAGCCGCTGGCCATGCGGGCCGGGCTCGGCTGGCAGGGCAGGCATACCAATCTCGTGAGCCGCGAACTGGGCTCCTGGTTCTTCCTTGGATCGATCTTCACCACGGCGGCGATCGAACCAGACGAGACCGAGCGGGACCATTGCGGCTCTTGCCGCGCTTGCCTCGACGCCTGTCCCACACAAGCCTTTCCGACATCCGGGCGCATCGATGCGCGCCGCTGCATTTCCTATCTGACCATCGAGCACAAGGGCATGATCGATGGCGAATTCCGTCGCGCCATGGGAAACCGCATCTATGGCTGCGACGATTGTCTCGCCGCCTGTCCCTGGAACAAGTTTGCACAGCAGGCGCAGGAGATGAAGCTGCAGGCGCGCGCGGACCTGGAAGCGCCAAGGCTGGATTTTCTGCTGAGATTGGACGATCCCGGATTTCGTGATGTCTTCAGCGGTTCGCCGATCAAGCGCATCGGGCGCAATCGCTTCATCCGCAATTGCCTGATTGCAGCCGGCAATTCGCGAGACAGGGCCCTTGCCCACCTCTGTCGGGACCTGCTGACGGATGGCGACCCGGTCGTCAGGGCCACCGCGCTGTGGGCGCTTGCCATGCTGGAAGACGTGGAGGCTGCCCGACAGGGCCTTCCCAATACCGAAAGCGATCCTATAGTGCTCGGCGAATTGGAATCGCTGGGACAGTAG
- a CDS encoding putative iron-regulated protein, with the protein MRLLIAGVLVLAASATQTVSAQAGTDPAGVVAHYREIAHADYEDALAGAKALDKAINDFLAAPSEAGLKAARAAWIAARPAYLQTEHYRFGNPVVDDWEGKVNAWPLDEGLIDYVDTAKYGTESDENPLYTANVIANKTITINGKQVDASHLTPDFLANTLHSADGIDANVATGYHAIEFLLWGQDLNGTGPGAGNRPYTDYDLKNCTHGNCDRRAEYLRSASSLLVSDLDYIVKAFEPDGAAAKVLTDNPKAGLTALLTGMGSLSYGELAGERMKLGLLLHDPEEEQDCFSDNTYNSHYNDMVGIMTGYTGSYTRRDGTKMTGPSIRDLLQEKDPAVARELQGKLDVTMAAMEALKKRGETVEAYDQMIAEGNKDGNATVQKAIDGLIDQTKSIQRTVTALGLDEIKVGTSKSLDDPNAVFK; encoded by the coding sequence ATGAGACTATTGATCGCCGGCGTGCTCGTGCTTGCCGCTTCTGCGACGCAAACCGTTTCAGCCCAGGCCGGCACCGACCCGGCTGGCGTCGTCGCGCACTATCGCGAGATTGCACATGCTGATTACGAGGACGCGCTGGCGGGCGCGAAGGCGCTCGACAAGGCGATCAACGATTTCCTCGCCGCGCCCTCAGAGGCCGGCCTGAAGGCGGCCCGCGCAGCCTGGATTGCTGCCCGCCCCGCCTATCTGCAGACCGAACATTATCGCTTCGGCAATCCCGTCGTCGACGATTGGGAAGGCAAGGTCAATGCCTGGCCGCTTGACGAAGGCCTGATCGATTATGTCGATACGGCCAAATACGGCACCGAAAGCGACGAGAACCCGCTTTACACTGCCAATGTGATTGCCAACAAGACGATTACCATCAACGGCAAGCAGGTCGATGCCTCGCATCTGACACCAGACTTCCTGGCCAATACGCTGCATTCCGCCGACGGTATCGATGCGAATGTGGCAACCGGATATCATGCGATCGAATTCCTGCTCTGGGGCCAGGATCTCAACGGCACCGGTCCCGGCGCTGGCAACCGCCCCTATACCGACTACGACCTGAAGAACTGCACCCATGGCAATTGCGACCGTCGCGCCGAATATCTGCGCTCGGCCTCGTCGCTGCTCGTCTCGGACCTCGATTATATCGTCAAGGCTTTCGAGCCGGATGGCGCGGCGGCGAAGGTGCTGACCGACAACCCCAAAGCCGGTCTCACCGCGCTGCTGACCGGAATGGGTTCGCTCTCCTATGGCGAACTTGCCGGCGAGCGCATGAAGCTCGGCCTGCTGCTCCACGACCCGGAAGAGGAGCAGGATTGCTTCTCCGACAACACCTATAATTCCCATTACAACGACATGGTCGGCATCATGACCGGCTATACGGGCAGCTACACCCGCCGCGACGGCACCAAGATGACGGGCCCGTCGATCCGGGACCTGCTTCAGGAAAAAGACCCTGCGGTCGCCAGGGAGCTTCAGGGCAAGCTCGATGTGACCATGGCCGCCATGGAAGCGCTGAAGAAGCGCGGCGAGACGGTCGAGGCCTACGACCAGATGATCGCAGAGGGCAACAAGGACGGCAACGCCACCGTTCAGAAGGCCATCGATGGCCTGATCGACCAGACGAAGTCGATCCAGCGCACCGTGACTGCCCTTGGCCTCGACGAGATCAAGGTCGGGACGTCGAAGAGCCTTGACGATCCCAACGCAGTCTTCAAGTGA
- a CDS encoding rare lipoprotein A, whose protein sequence is MVFRFRTLAAGLMIGLGLVSATGEAYARGCGGASWYAAHSKTASGERMNPSRLTAAHRSLAFGTKLKVTNMRNGSSVVVRVNDRGPFIRGRVLDLSRGAASSLNMISSGTAKVCYEVIG, encoded by the coding sequence ATGGTATTCCGTTTTCGCACTTTGGCCGCTGGCCTGATGATAGGTCTCGGCCTGGTGTCTGCAACCGGAGAGGCATATGCCCGTGGTTGTGGCGGCGCATCCTGGTATGCCGCTCATTCGAAGACTGCGTCCGGCGAACGCATGAACCCATCCCGCCTCACGGCCGCGCATCGATCGCTGGCTTTCGGGACCAAGCTCAAGGTCACCAACATGCGCAATGGCTCCAGCGTCGTCGTTCGCGTCAATGACCGGGGCCCGTTCATCCGGGGTCGGGTTCTCGATCTGTCGCGGGGCGCCGCCAGCTCTCTCAACATGATCAGCAGCGGCACCGCAAAGGTCTGCTACGAAGTCATCGGTTGA
- a CDS encoding cysteine synthase, with product MAGKKPGRGRVYNSIIDTIGDTPIVRLDKLAKEKGVKANLLAKLEFFNPIASVKDRIGVAMIESLEAQGKITPGKTTLVEPTSGNTGIALAFAAAAKGYKLILTMPETMSVERRKMLALLGAELVLTEGAKGMKGAIAKAEELAATLPDAIIPQQFENPANPEIHRKTTAEEIWNDTDGGVDIFVSGIGTGGTITGTGQVLKAKKPSVKVIAVEPADSPVLSGGAPGPHKIQGIGAGFAPKILDTSVYDEVVTVTNDEAFETARLVARLEGVPVGISSGAALSAAIKVGAREENAGKTIVVIIPSFAERYLSTALFDGLG from the coding sequence ATGGCTGGCAAGAAACCCGGTCGCGGTCGCGTCTACAATTCGATCATCGACACCATCGGCGATACGCCCATCGTTCGCCTCGACAAGCTGGCGAAGGAAAAGGGCGTGAAGGCAAATCTTCTCGCCAAGCTCGAATTCTTCAACCCGATCGCCTCCGTCAAGGACCGTATCGGCGTCGCCATGATCGAGAGCCTGGAAGCGCAGGGCAAGATCACGCCCGGCAAGACCACGCTGGTCGAGCCTACATCCGGAAATACCGGTATTGCGCTCGCCTTTGCGGCGGCCGCCAAGGGTTACAAGCTGATCCTCACCATGCCTGAAACCATGTCGGTCGAGCGCCGCAAGATGCTGGCGCTGCTCGGCGCCGAACTCGTGCTCACCGAGGGGGCCAAGGGCATGAAGGGCGCGATTGCCAAGGCGGAAGAACTGGCCGCGACGCTGCCCGACGCGATCATCCCGCAGCAGTTCGAAAACCCGGCCAACCCGGAAATCCACCGCAAGACGACGGCCGAGGAGATCTGGAACGACACCGATGGCGGCGTCGACATCTTCGTCTCCGGCATCGGCACGGGCGGCACGATTACCGGCACGGGCCAGGTGCTGAAGGCGAAGAAGCCCTCAGTGAAGGTCATCGCGGTCGAGCCGGCCGACAGCCCGGTTCTCTCCGGCGGTGCGCCCGGCCCGCACAAGATTCAAGGCATCGGCGCAGGCTTTGCGCCGAAGATCCTGGACACGTCCGTCTACGATGAAGTCGTGACGGTGACCAATGACGAGGCCTTCGAGACCGCCCGACTCGTCGCGCGTCTGGAAGGCGTGCCGGTCGGCATTTCCTCGGGTGCGGCGCTCAGCGCAGCCATCAAGGTGGGTGCTCGCGAGGAAAACGCCGGCAAGACCATCGTCGTGATCATCCCGTCCTTTGCCGAACGTTATCTGTCGACGGCGCTGTTCGACGGTCTCGGCTAA